In a genomic window of Carettochelys insculpta isolate YL-2023 chromosome 19, ASM3395843v1, whole genome shotgun sequence:
- the RNFT1 gene encoding E3 ubiquitin-protein ligase RNFT1 isoform X2, producing the protein MQSNCSHLHNGSGSGDVPSSSQSALAAGMLGEGFCHRSGDVHIQLSSALGEAGENPTFRHIRSGSQGRSHGHSHSEARQPEESTFDSEEHSGSSISELRYHFQWLHKSLPYILILSIKLTMQHIIGISLGIGLLTTFMYANKSIVNQVFLRERCSKLQCAWVLIFLTGSSLLLYYTFHYQSLYYSLIFLKPAVDFTNFWEVLWIVGITDFILKFLFMGFKCFILLVPSFMMSFKSKGYWYMLLEEFCQYYRMFVPIPIWFHYLIGYRELDSLLGWSLGVLLGLLYFILKLLSLFGHLRNFRQVLQIFCTRPHYGVSASKRQCSEADDICSICQAEFQKPILLICQHIFCEECISLWFNREKTCPLCRTVISDHINKWKDGATSMHLQIY; encoded by the exons ATGCAATCAAATTGCAGTCATCTCCACAATGGCTCAGGAAGTGGTGATGTTCCCTCATCCTCACAGAGTGCCCTAGCAGCAGGGATGTTGGGAGAAGGCTTTTGCCACCGTAGTGGAGATGTTCACATCCAGCTAAGCTCTGCcttgggagaagctggggaaaaCCCCACTTTCAGGCACATAAGGTCTGGTTCCCAGGGACGTTCACATGGCCACTCCCACAGTGAAGCAAGGCAGCCTGAAGAGTCCACCTTCGATTCAGAGGAACACAGTGGCAGTTCTATCTCCGAGCTCAGATACCACTTCCAGTGGCTGCACAAAAGTCTTCCATACATCTTGATTCTGTCCATCAAACTGACCATGCAGCATATAATCG GCATTTCTCTTGGAATTGGGCTGCTAACAACTTTTATGTATGCAAACAAAAGCATTGTAAATCAGGTTTTTCTAAGA GAAAGGTGCTCCAAGTTGCAATGTGCTTGGGTACTGATATTCCTAACTGGGTCATCTCTCCTCTTGTATTATACCTTCCACTATCAGTCACTGTATTACAG cttaatttttttaaaacctgctgtGGATTTTACAAACTTCTGGGAGGTACTTTGGATTGTGGGAATCACAGACTTTATTCTGAAGTTCCTCTTCATGGGCTTCAAATGTTTTATTCTCTTGGTGCCTTCTTTTATGATGTCTTTTAAATCCAAG GGCTACTGGTATATGCTGTTGGAAGAATTCTGCCAGTATTATCGTATGTTTGTCCCCATACCAATATGGTTTCATTATCTCATTGGCTATAGGGAATTGGATAGTTTGCTGGGATGGAGTCTTGGAGTATTGCTGGGTCTGCTCTACTTCATCCTAAAA CTTTTGAGCTTGTTTGGACATCTGAGGAACTTTAGACAGGTTTTGCAGATCTTTTGTACACGACCA CACTATGGAGTGTCAGCTAGCAAGAGACAATGTTCTGAAGCAGATGATATTTGTTCAATATGCCAAGCTGAATTTCAAAAGCCTATTCTTCTCATCTGCCAG CACATATTTTGTGAAGAATGCATCTCTTTATGGTTCAATAGAGAGAAAACATGCCCACTCTGCAGAACTGTTATTTCAGACCACATTAACAAGTGGAAGGATGGAGCCACTTCTATGCATCTACAGATTTACTAA
- the RNFT1 gene encoding E3 ubiquitin-protein ligase RNFT1 isoform X1 translates to MGRLRYRSEMNCQGTQRHSSETKESGPERDLFNTMQSNCSHLHNGSGSGDVPSSSQSALAAGMLGEGFCHRSGDVHIQLSSALGEAGENPTFRHIRSGSQGRSHGHSHSEARQPEESTFDSEEHSGSSISELRYHFQWLHKSLPYILILSIKLTMQHIIGISLGIGLLTTFMYANKSIVNQVFLRERCSKLQCAWVLIFLTGSSLLLYYTFHYQSLYYSLIFLKPAVDFTNFWEVLWIVGITDFILKFLFMGFKCFILLVPSFMMSFKSKGYWYMLLEEFCQYYRMFVPIPIWFHYLIGYRELDSLLGWSLGVLLGLLYFILKLLSLFGHLRNFRQVLQIFCTRPHYGVSASKRQCSEADDICSICQAEFQKPILLICQHIFCEECISLWFNREKTCPLCRTVISDHINKWKDGATSMHLQIY, encoded by the exons atggggagactgaggTACAGAAGTgaaatgaattgccaagggacaCA GAGACACAGCAGTGAGACAAAAGAATCTGGACCAGAGAGAGATCTATTCAACACCATGCAATCAAATTGCAGTCATCTCCACAATGGCTCAGGAAGTGGTGATGTTCCCTCATCCTCACAGAGTGCCCTAGCAGCAGGGATGTTGGGAGAAGGCTTTTGCCACCGTAGTGGAGATGTTCACATCCAGCTAAGCTCTGCcttgggagaagctggggaaaaCCCCACTTTCAGGCACATAAGGTCTGGTTCCCAGGGACGTTCACATGGCCACTCCCACAGTGAAGCAAGGCAGCCTGAAGAGTCCACCTTCGATTCAGAGGAACACAGTGGCAGTTCTATCTCCGAGCTCAGATACCACTTCCAGTGGCTGCACAAAAGTCTTCCATACATCTTGATTCTGTCCATCAAACTGACCATGCAGCATATAATCG GCATTTCTCTTGGAATTGGGCTGCTAACAACTTTTATGTATGCAAACAAAAGCATTGTAAATCAGGTTTTTCTAAGA GAAAGGTGCTCCAAGTTGCAATGTGCTTGGGTACTGATATTCCTAACTGGGTCATCTCTCCTCTTGTATTATACCTTCCACTATCAGTCACTGTATTACAG cttaatttttttaaaacctgctgtGGATTTTACAAACTTCTGGGAGGTACTTTGGATTGTGGGAATCACAGACTTTATTCTGAAGTTCCTCTTCATGGGCTTCAAATGTTTTATTCTCTTGGTGCCTTCTTTTATGATGTCTTTTAAATCCAAG GGCTACTGGTATATGCTGTTGGAAGAATTCTGCCAGTATTATCGTATGTTTGTCCCCATACCAATATGGTTTCATTATCTCATTGGCTATAGGGAATTGGATAGTTTGCTGGGATGGAGTCTTGGAGTATTGCTGGGTCTGCTCTACTTCATCCTAAAA CTTTTGAGCTTGTTTGGACATCTGAGGAACTTTAGACAGGTTTTGCAGATCTTTTGTACACGACCA CACTATGGAGTGTCAGCTAGCAAGAGACAATGTTCTGAAGCAGATGATATTTGTTCAATATGCCAAGCTGAATTTCAAAAGCCTATTCTTCTCATCTGCCAG CACATATTTTGTGAAGAATGCATCTCTTTATGGTTCAATAGAGAGAAAACATGCCCACTCTGCAGAACTGTTATTTCAGACCACATTAACAAGTGGAAGGATGGAGCCACTTCTATGCATCTACAGATTTACTAA